A single Acetivibrio cellulolyticus CD2 DNA region contains:
- a CDS encoding MutS-related protein — protein MQIVVIIVSILILVCISSIYNRNKKIRKLRKFIKWQFGKKPMVSKNDVEKIGYYWGEYSESIPNDEKLDSITWNDLEMDKIFFRINNCNSFVGEQILYFLLHCLPKNNTHTELLEKKICFFASNDKEREEIQLLLSGLGKDEKCYYLPKFIANLDEFKISGIWRYRFMQVLLALSVLPAIILQNFEFLYLTAFIFAINLAIYLKGKIVYEANLDTLDSIIDLIAVGNRIVNTKKFMYESKFNDLKKEVVLFKRLSNIVNRIKNQKDATISGDFIGILSDYLIGATLWDFVRYDRIIRELKNKQNEFIELYKRVGEIDVAITIASFRKSLSLFCTPTFHKEHILKIEQIYHPLIDEPVCNSVTIDKSCIITGSNASGKSTYIKAVAINIILAQSIHTCMAKQMILPFARIITSMAVRDDLMAGESYYIKEIKYLNRIIKNLSEERLVICAIDEILRGTNTEERIAASASILRFLHKKNCIAIVASHDIELTKILDKMYDNYHFREQMQDKDITFDYKIYKGASTSKNAIKLLEYVGFPDEIIDGARNLDWR, from the coding sequence ATGCAGATAGTAGTAATTATAGTAAGCATACTTATTTTAGTATGTATATCAAGCATTTACAATCGAAATAAAAAAATTAGAAAACTTCGCAAGTTTATAAAGTGGCAGTTTGGTAAGAAACCTATGGTATCTAAAAATGACGTTGAAAAAATTGGTTATTATTGGGGTGAGTATTCAGAATCAATACCAAATGATGAAAAATTAGATAGCATAACATGGAATGATTTGGAGATGGACAAAATATTTTTTAGGATTAATAATTGTAATTCTTTTGTGGGGGAGCAGATATTATATTTTTTACTTCATTGTTTGCCTAAAAACAATACGCATACAGAATTATTAGAAAAGAAAATTTGTTTTTTTGCATCTAATGATAAGGAAAGAGAAGAAATTCAGTTATTACTAAGTGGACTTGGCAAGGATGAAAAGTGCTATTACTTGCCCAAATTTATAGCAAATTTAGATGAATTTAAGATTTCAGGCATATGGAGATATCGGTTTATGCAAGTATTATTAGCACTATCCGTTCTTCCGGCGATTATCCTGCAGAATTTTGAATTCTTATATCTAACAGCATTTATATTTGCTATTAATTTAGCAATTTACCTAAAAGGTAAGATAGTGTATGAGGCTAACCTTGACACGCTCGATAGTATAATTGATTTAATAGCTGTAGGTAATCGAATTGTTAATACAAAAAAATTCATGTATGAGAGTAAATTTAATGACTTGAAGAAAGAGGTTGTTTTATTCAAAAGGCTATCAAATATTGTTAATAGAATAAAAAACCAAAAAGATGCTACTATATCAGGAGATTTCATTGGTATTTTATCCGATTATCTAATAGGTGCGACTTTATGGGATTTTGTGAGATATGACCGGATTATTCGTGAACTAAAGAATAAGCAAAATGAGTTTATAGAGTTGTATAAAAGGGTTGGAGAGATTGATGTGGCAATAACAATAGCCTCATTTCGAAAAAGTCTGTCTTTGTTTTGTACCCCGACTTTTCATAAAGAACATATACTAAAAATAGAGCAAATATATCATCCATTAATTGATGAACCTGTTTGTAATTCAGTAACAATAGACAAAAGTTGCATTATTACCGGTTCAAATGCTTCTGGTAAATCTACATATATAAAAGCGGTTGCTATAAACATAATTCTTGCGCAAAGTATACACACATGTATGGCTAAACAGATGATTTTACCATTTGCAAGAATTATTACTTCAATGGCGGTACGTGATGATTTGATGGCAGGAGAGAGTTACTATATTAAGGAAATAAAATATTTGAATCGAATTATTAAGAATTTAAGTGAAGAAAGATTAGTTATCTGTGCGATTGATGAGATTTTACGTGGAACTAATACTGAAGAAAGAATTGCGGCATCTGCTTCAATATTAAGGTTTTTACATAAAAAGAATTGCATTGCAATAGTTGCATCTCATGATATTGAGCTAACAAAAATCTTAGATAAAATGTATGATAATTATCATTTTCGTGAACAGATGCAAGATAAGGATATTACTTTTGATTATAAAATATATAAAGGAGCATCAACTTCAAAAAATGCAATAAAACTTCTGGAATATGTAGGATTTCCTGATGAGATAATAGATGGAGCGAGAAATTTAGATTGGCGTTAG
- a CDS encoding type II toxin-antitoxin system RelB/DinJ family antitoxin, whose translation MAKTTNLYVRLEPELKEQAESVLEQLGIPLSNAVNIFLKQVVMHGGIPFDVKLPAQKPVAVSSLTETELDTELEKGFADLVKGNTKPADKVFSRIRRDYNI comes from the coding sequence ATGGCTAAGACGACAAATTTATATGTAAGACTTGAACCAGAACTGAAGGAGCAGGCAGAATCTGTTCTGGAACAATTAGGTATTCCACTATCTAATGCAGTGAATATATTTTTAAAGCAGGTTGTTATGCATGGAGGAATTCCTTTTGATGTTAAGCTTCCTGCTCAAAAACCTGTGGCAGTTTCCAGCTTAACTGAAACTGAACTGGATACGGAGTTGGAAAAAGGTTTTGCAGATTTGGTGAAAGGGAATACAAAACCTGCAGATAAGGTGTTTTCCCGCATCCGTAGGGATTATAACATATGA
- a CDS encoding pectinesterase family protein has product MQKRFSAFLTVIFTIATLFTNSNTIVTSAAVSADIIVAKNGTGDFSTVQAAIDSVPSDNSEEVVILVKNGTYKEVVTIRKNRVHLIGESSTGAIITYDNYAGKLKSDGTTYGTSGSASFYLYGTDAIIENLTIENSFDENINTDGKQAVAAYMRGDRQIVKDCIFIGNQDTLYAHSGRQYYSKCKIIGDTDFIFGGATAVFDNCEIVSTSRGGYVTAASTDIANYGYLFLNCNLKSDAAANSTYLGRPWRPNGNVVYKECYLGAHIKDIGWTSMSGNLPENARFFEYKSTGPGAVINSSRRQLTDDEAALYSIDNLLKGTDNWKPDSDIIATPTPTPNIIYGDLNGDGSANSIDFALMRGYLLGITKLAEDKLAASDLNLDGSVNSPDFAIFRMYILGMIKALPLRI; this is encoded by the coding sequence GTGCAAAAAAGGTTTTCTGCTTTCTTAACTGTAATTTTTACTATTGCAACATTATTTACAAACTCTAATACTATTGTAACTTCTGCCGCGGTTAGTGCAGATATAATAGTTGCTAAAAACGGTACCGGTGATTTTAGCACTGTACAAGCGGCAATTGACTCAGTACCGTCAGATAATTCGGAAGAAGTTGTCATACTTGTAAAGAATGGAACATACAAAGAGGTCGTGACAATAAGAAAGAATAGAGTTCATCTTATTGGGGAAAGTAGCACTGGAGCAATAATAACATATGATAATTATGCTGGAAAATTAAAATCAGATGGTACTACATATGGTACATCTGGTTCAGCGTCATTTTATCTCTACGGAACGGATGCAATTATTGAGAACCTTACTATCGAAAATTCCTTTGATGAAAATATCAATACTGACGGTAAACAGGCTGTAGCTGCCTATATGCGCGGTGATAGGCAAATAGTAAAAGATTGTATCTTTATTGGGAATCAGGATACATTATATGCACACTCAGGCAGACAGTATTATTCAAAATGCAAAATTATTGGTGATACAGATTTCATTTTTGGTGGTGCAACAGCTGTATTTGATAATTGTGAAATAGTTTCAACTTCAAGAGGTGGTTATGTTACGGCAGCAAGCACAGATATTGCAAATTACGGATACCTGTTTTTAAATTGCAACTTAAAAAGTGATGCTGCAGCAAATTCAACATATTTGGGAAGACCATGGCGCCCGAATGGAAATGTAGTTTATAAAGAATGTTATTTGGGAGCACATATAAAAGACATCGGTTGGACTAGTATGAGCGGCAATTTACCAGAGAATGCCCGCTTTTTTGAATACAAAAGCACTGGTCCAGGGGCGGTTATTAATTCATCCAGAAGACAATTGACTGATGACGAAGCTGCATTATATTCAATAGATAACTTGTTAAAAGGAACCGACAATTGGAAACCGGATTCTGATATAATTGCAACCCCAACTCCTACACCAAATATTATTTATGGAGATTTAAACGGAGATGGAAGCGCAAACTCTATTGATTTTGCATTAATGAGAGGATATCTCCTTGGTATTACTAAATTGGCAGAGGATAAGCTTGCAGCATCAGATTTAAACCTTGATGGTAGTGTTAATTCACCGGATTTTGCAATATTTAGAATGTACATATTGGGCATGATAAAAGCTTTACCATTAAGAATATAA
- a CDS encoding PFL family protein produces MIRPFEIIETIKMIQEENLDIRTITMGISLRDCCSHDGNVARKKIYDKITRLAANLVKVGEDIEKEYGIPIINKRISVTPISLIAESSDEEDYVKFAQIMDKAADEVGVNFIGGFTALVHKGYTNGDKKLIQSIPIALSTTKKVCSSVNLATTKSGINMDAVKEMGQIIKKAAELTADSGGLGCAKLVVFANAPEDNPFMAGAFHGVGEPECVINVGVSGPGTVKSALTKVKGADFETVSETIKKTAFKITRIGQLVAREASNRLGVSFGIVDLSLAPTPAIGDSVAYILEEMGLEKCGTHGTTAALALLNDAVKKGGTMASSFVGGLSGAFIPVSEDAGMINAVVDGALSIEKLEAMTCVCSVGLDMIVVPGDTSAETISAIIADEAAIGVVNNKTTAVRIIPAPGKKVGDMVEFGGLLGSGPVMKVNQFSSKEFVDRGGRIPAPLHSLRN; encoded by the coding sequence GTGATAAGACCTTTTGAGATAATTGAAACAATAAAAATGATTCAGGAAGAAAATCTTGATATAAGAACCATAACAATGGGTATTTCTCTCAGAGACTGTTGCAGTCATGATGGAAATGTTGCAAGGAAGAAAATATACGACAAAATTACCAGACTTGCAGCTAATCTTGTAAAGGTTGGAGAAGATATTGAAAAAGAATATGGGATACCAATTATAAATAAAAGAATTTCAGTTACACCAATATCTTTGATTGCCGAGAGTTCTGATGAGGAAGATTATGTTAAATTTGCACAGATCATGGACAAAGCTGCTGATGAAGTAGGTGTTAACTTTATAGGTGGATTTACTGCATTGGTTCATAAGGGATATACCAATGGCGATAAAAAACTGATACAATCTATTCCTATAGCTTTAAGTACTACAAAAAAGGTGTGTTCATCAGTAAATCTTGCTACTACTAAATCAGGAATAAATATGGATGCTGTTAAGGAAATGGGGCAGATTATCAAGAAAGCTGCTGAACTAACTGCTGATAGTGGGGGCTTAGGCTGTGCGAAACTGGTTGTTTTTGCAAATGCACCCGAGGATAATCCGTTTATGGCTGGGGCTTTTCATGGGGTAGGTGAGCCTGAATGTGTTATTAATGTAGGTGTAAGCGGACCGGGTACTGTGAAAAGCGCTCTTACAAAGGTAAAGGGAGCAGATTTCGAAACTGTTTCAGAAACAATCAAAAAGACTGCTTTTAAAATAACAAGAATTGGCCAATTAGTAGCAAGGGAAGCGTCAAATAGGTTGGGCGTTTCATTTGGGATAGTTGACCTTTCGTTAGCTCCAACACCGGCTATAGGGGATAGTGTGGCATATATACTGGAAGAAATGGGACTTGAAAAGTGCGGTACTCATGGAACTACTGCTGCGTTGGCATTGTTGAATGATGCAGTTAAAAAGGGTGGTACAATGGCATCATCCTTTGTAGGAGGGTTGAGCGGAGCGTTTATTCCTGTAAGTGAGGACGCTGGTATGATAAATGCTGTAGTTGATGGAGCTCTTTCAATAGAAAAGCTGGAGGCAATGACCTGTGTGTGTTCTGTAGGTCTTGATATGATAGTAGTACCTGGAGATACAAGTGCAGAAACCATCTCGGCGATTATTGCCGATGAAGCGGCTATAGGAGTTGTAAATAATAAGACCACTGCAGTTAGAATTATACCGGCTCCAGGCAAAAAAGTCGGTGATATGGTCGAATTTGGAGGACTTTTGGGATCAGGTCCAGTTATGAAGGTGAACCAGTTTAGCAGTAAGGAGTTTGTTGATAGGGGAGGACGTATTCCAGCGCCTCTACACAGTCTTCGAAATTAG
- a CDS encoding type II toxin-antitoxin system RelE/ParE family toxin: MKYKIVITEQADADLRRIYEYIAFNLHEPAIAEGQLKSIEKGIRGLDEMPGRFRRLEIEPWRSRRLCQMPVDNFIVFYIPQNEDKTVTVIRVLYGGMDIDKEIKKTSI, encoded by the coding sequence ATGAAATACAAAATAGTTATAACAGAACAAGCAGATGCTGATTTAAGAAGGATTTATGAGTACATCGCATTTAACTTGCATGAGCCTGCGATAGCAGAAGGCCAATTGAAAAGTATCGAAAAAGGCATACGGGGTCTTGATGAAATGCCGGGTCGGTTTCGTAGGCTTGAAATAGAACCATGGCGTAGTAGGAGGCTTTGCCAAATGCCTGTAGACAATTTCATAGTGTTTTATATTCCCCAAAACGAGGATAAAACAGTCACTGTTATCCGTGTTTTATATGGTGGAATGGATATAGATAAAGAAATTAAAAAGACCAGTATATGA
- a CDS encoding RNA ligase RtcB family protein: protein MNNVTIISSEKNWLEQNAVNQLNQISTLPGVVKAVGLPDLHPGKTPVGATIITEGIIYPHLIGNDIGCGMSMFATDIEKRKLKIDRMVKKAEDIQNLKEIPLPESEETNQTSSPLGASLGTIGGGNHFAEFQEVDTIFEEKAFNSLGFDKNRITLLIHSGSRGYGQAILDDCIRIHSAQNGLSQSSEAAAEYLSKHDNAVYWASLNRKLIAYRLLKALGISTQADRLIDCCHNSVSIKKSDDKLQYLHRKGSLPTDKGAVVIPGSRGSLTYLVMPTDATCVSGYSLAHGAGRKWERSLCRSRLESKYTKESIKSTKLKGRVVCDDTKLLFEEAPEAYKNIDIVIQSLIDFGLISIIATFKPLLTYKN from the coding sequence ATGAATAATGTAACTATTATTTCATCTGAGAAGAATTGGCTTGAACAAAATGCTGTAAACCAACTTAACCAGATCAGTACACTGCCTGGCGTAGTAAAAGCAGTCGGATTGCCTGATCTCCACCCTGGTAAAACACCTGTTGGAGCAACAATTATCACTGAGGGTATCATTTACCCTCACCTGATAGGAAATGATATCGGCTGCGGAATGAGCATGTTTGCGACAGACATAGAAAAAAGGAAATTAAAAATAGATAGAATGGTTAAAAAAGCTGAAGATATTCAAAATTTAAAAGAAATTCCATTACCCGAATCAGAAGAAACAAATCAGACCTCCTCTCCCCTTGGCGCAAGCCTTGGTACTATAGGCGGAGGTAACCATTTTGCAGAATTTCAGGAGGTTGATACAATATTCGAGGAAAAAGCATTTAATAGCCTTGGTTTTGACAAGAACAGAATTACGCTTCTGATCCACAGTGGTTCAAGGGGTTACGGTCAGGCAATTCTTGATGATTGTATAAGAATTCATTCCGCTCAAAACGGTTTATCACAGTCTTCTGAAGCAGCTGCAGAATATCTTTCAAAACATGACAATGCAGTTTATTGGGCATCCCTCAATAGGAAGTTAATTGCATATAGACTTCTTAAAGCACTGGGAATAAGTACTCAAGCTGATAGGTTGATAGATTGTTGCCATAATAGCGTAAGTATAAAGAAATCTGATGACAAATTGCAATACCTTCATAGAAAAGGTTCACTACCCACAGATAAAGGCGCTGTTGTAATTCCCGGGTCAAGAGGCTCGCTAACATATTTGGTGATGCCAACGGATGCAACTTGTGTCTCAGGCTATTCTTTAGCACACGGTGCAGGCCGGAAATGGGAGAGAAGCTTGTGTAGGTCAAGACTTGAAAGCAAATATACAAAAGAAAGTATCAAGTCAACCAAGCTTAAAGGCAGAGTTGTTTGTGATGATACAAAATTGCTTTTTGAAGAAGCCCCGGAAGCTTACAAGAATATTGATATAGTAATTCAGAGTTTGATTGACTTTGGGTTGATAAGTATCATTGCAACTTTTAAACCATTATTAACGTATAAAAATTAG
- a CDS encoding RNA polymerase sigma factor has translation MDNFTGIYRKYYNKIYCYILNLCNNSKLSEDIVQETFYKTLMLINAGKLSEFGEAWLVRVAHNLFIDYVRKKDRWLINEDYERSMDYIPQERLLSNMTINITLDKLPVRYRSIILLKDYFGFSLREIASILGITENSAKVTLHRAREKFREVYENEK, from the coding sequence ATGGATAATTTTACAGGCATTTATAGAAAGTACTACAACAAAATATACTGCTATATTCTTAATCTCTGTAACAATTCCAAACTTTCGGAAGATATCGTGCAAGAGACTTTTTACAAGACTCTGATGCTGATAAATGCCGGCAAACTTTCGGAGTTTGGAGAGGCATGGCTTGTAAGGGTGGCACACAATTTGTTCATAGATTATGTGAGAAAGAAAGACAGGTGGTTGATTAATGAGGATTACGAAAGGTCAATGGATTATATTCCACAGGAGAGACTACTGTCAAATATGACTATTAATATTACCCTTGACAAGTTACCTGTCAGATACCGGTCCATAATTCTTCTTAAGGACTATTTCGGATTTTCTCTGAGGGAAATTGCTTCAATTTTAGGTATTACCGAAAATTCCGCAAAAGTCACTCTACATAGGGCACGAGAAAAATTTAGAGAGGTGTATGAAAATGAAAAGTAA
- a CDS encoding anti sigma factor C-terminal domain-containing protein yields the protein MKSNDCKSILSKLKKYIDGELSESETVLVEQHLKECEECQRSVEDMEDKTFVSRDKKILKGLKKLRIQFYFKVIAISVAAVAFSLIFVNFIGPEIMRNVYSERDLNYQRAILDNVTLKKFLVSDVHITHKPGLLKTVIECEYSANIFGENFSKQKERYILPNIFGKIEHKTDLDLLYGKTDSKLAWITLDNFLTEEKYENRYKKLGEQFDKLENSPQGSITQAITIFKKPYKVEELPDILRDIGDVKLEYCWFSVDTGFQKIYDANKDTNSLRFFITHPVGFSVFTPEDVSTNAYLDYQRGMFYRGLKFDMQVKYPASLFEKEFAWFEGNYKYFFDLYKSENTDVELKQDDFEEAKKVLTHMKEYIKSNGVMVKTAIITAPTQNIMKLRNNDNLLGFEIINVDFDY from the coding sequence ATGAAAAGTAATGATTGCAAATCCATATTATCAAAGTTAAAAAAATACATAGACGGTGAACTGTCCGAAAGTGAAACAGTTTTGGTAGAGCAACACCTGAAAGAGTGTGAGGAATGTCAGCGATCAGTAGAAGATATGGAAGATAAAACCTTTGTTTCTCGGGATAAGAAAATCTTGAAAGGCTTGAAAAAATTGAGAATACAGTTCTATTTCAAAGTTATTGCGATATCTGTAGCTGCAGTTGCATTTTCTCTTATATTTGTAAACTTTATTGGTCCTGAAATAATGAGAAATGTTTATTCGGAAAGAGACCTTAACTATCAGAGAGCTATACTTGACAATGTTACCCTCAAAAAGTTTCTTGTCTCAGATGTTCATATAACACATAAACCAGGGCTATTAAAAACAGTAATCGAGTGCGAATACTCAGCGAATATTTTTGGAGAAAATTTTTCGAAACAGAAGGAACGGTATATACTGCCAAATATATTTGGAAAGATAGAACATAAAACTGATCTGGATTTATTGTATGGAAAAACAGATAGTAAGCTCGCTTGGATTACTCTTGATAATTTTCTTACTGAAGAAAAATACGAAAACCGTTATAAAAAACTTGGTGAACAGTTTGACAAGCTCGAAAATTCTCCACAAGGTTCTATTACCCAAGCAATTACAATTTTCAAAAAACCTTATAAAGTTGAGGAACTTCCAGACATCTTAAGGGATATTGGTGATGTTAAGCTGGAATACTGCTGGTTTTCTGTAGACACCGGATTCCAAAAGATTTATGATGCCAATAAGGACACAAACTCTCTTCGCTTTTTCATCACACATCCCGTAGGTTTTTCTGTTTTCACGCCGGAGGATGTTTCTACAAACGCATACCTTGATTACCAGCGGGGTATGTTTTATAGAGGTCTTAAATTTGATATGCAGGTAAAATATCCTGCAAGTCTTTTTGAAAAGGAGTTTGCTTGGTTTGAAGGCAACTACAAATATTTTTTCGATCTATACAAAAGTGAAAATACGGATGTTGAATTAAAGCAGGATGATTTTGAAGAGGCAAAAAAAGTATTGACCCACATGAAGGAGTATATCAAATCAAATGGAGTTATGGTTAAAACAGCAATTATTACAGCTCCTACTCAAAATATTATGAAACTTAGAAATAACGATAATCTTCTTGGTTTTGAAATAATAAATGTTGATTTTGACTATTAA
- the prfH gene encoding peptide chain release factor H codes for MWIQISSGKGPDECELAVSLFLKSYQNECKNKGIITNVIDAIPGNISGNLKSVLLSLECQAQEELNGTVLWICKSPYRPNHKRKNWFINVEAFQSTEKLNFSEKDVSFESMRSSGPGGQNVNKVESAVRAIHLPTGLTVTASEERSQYMNKKLALGRLSNLIKAINNEDSASHKKTMWMQHNDLERGNPIRIYEGLNFKLKETK; via the coding sequence ATGTGGATACAGATTAGTTCTGGAAAAGGGCCTGATGAGTGCGAGCTCGCTGTGAGCCTTTTCCTGAAATCATATCAGAATGAATGTAAAAATAAAGGAATAATAACAAACGTAATCGACGCAATACCTGGTAACATATCAGGCAACTTAAAATCGGTGCTCCTGTCTCTGGAATGTCAGGCGCAAGAAGAATTAAACGGTACCGTTCTATGGATTTGCAAAAGCCCATACCGTCCTAACCATAAGAGAAAAAACTGGTTTATAAATGTAGAGGCTTTTCAATCCACTGAAAAACTCAACTTTTCTGAAAAGGATGTAAGTTTTGAGTCAATGAGAAGCTCAGGTCCCGGTGGTCAAAATGTCAACAAAGTTGAATCCGCCGTCAGGGCAATTCACCTCCCCACTGGCTTGACAGTGACGGCAAGTGAGGAAAGGTCACAGTATATGAATAAAAAATTGGCACTTGGCAGGTTATCAAACCTTATAAAAGCAATAAATAACGAGGATTCAGCATCACATAAAAAAACAATGTGGATGCAGCATAACGACCTTGAAAGAGGCAACCCGATCAGGATTTATGAGGGTTTGAATTTTAAACTCAAAGAGACAAAATAA
- a CDS encoding cohesin domain-containing protein — MKKILCKIVTIAMLVTMFSTVVNLCTASAAPNGPTQAVTKHHKHPSKPVKPPKTPKYATPTPTATETLVIEGGSVNSQTGKEVCVPIKLTCVPDNGIVSTDMSISYDTSILKYTGGSAGDIVPDPDANFAIAETSPGVLKLLFVDTTNLDKHICTDGVFAELNFKINISVSYQTSIKIYDITVGDGNYASVPTKAIDGYVYIAETTPHPSIPSMTTPPPTTPEPSSTPSTYTLRIGAGTLNAAENDNITLPINYMNVPANGISACNFTITYDPQQLEYISYEPGNIVPNPDVNFAINKAEDGCLKLLFLDHTIGNECINFDGIVANLNFKVVGHTSGLTFIDLCYATVADLNLNVIATELCSGSVTINSLVTPTPLSSFEITVGSKQASPNENVTLPIYFDDVPAIGISTCDFTITYDPKQLEFLSYEPGSIVPNPDTNFSLVKTSEGSLKLLFIDFTMENEFIKSGGIVANLNFKVIGSSYEVTHINISNQTVGDINLYSVPTAVYPGSVIIDIPAVQTPNPQSDFCCKVGSGDAKIGDTITIPVNFENVPDKGIAACNMTITYDSTQLEFVENEVGSIVKNPDMNFAINKLEDGTIKILFVDCTMKDEYITSNGLFTNLTFKVLPTKCGITSINVVNATFGDIDLNNLNTTIVPGVINVLGSTEIN, encoded by the coding sequence ATGAAAAAAATACTGTGTAAAATTGTAACTATTGCCATGCTTGTTACTATGTTTTCAACAGTGGTCAATTTATGTACAGCCTCAGCTGCACCAAATGGTCCCACACAAGCAGTAACAAAGCACCATAAGCATCCTTCAAAACCAGTAAAACCGCCTAAAACTCCAAAATATGCAACACCAACACCTACTGCTACCGAAACACTTGTGATCGAAGGAGGATCAGTTAATTCACAAACAGGTAAAGAAGTATGTGTACCAATTAAACTTACATGCGTTCCTGATAATGGTATAGTATCAACTGACATGAGTATCAGTTACGACACTTCCATTTTGAAATATACAGGTGGCAGTGCTGGAGATATAGTTCCTGATCCAGATGCAAACTTTGCTATAGCCGAAACATCTCCTGGGGTACTAAAATTACTCTTCGTTGACACCACAAATCTAGATAAACATATTTGCACAGACGGAGTATTTGCAGAACTTAATTTTAAAATAAATATTTCTGTGTCCTATCAAACTTCAATTAAAATATATGATATAACAGTCGGTGATGGAAATTATGCTAGCGTACCCACTAAGGCAATTGATGGTTATGTTTATATTGCCGAGACGACGCCACACCCAAGCATTCCGTCCATGACGACGCCACCACCGACAACACCTGAACCATCCTCTACACCTTCTACATATACATTGCGTATTGGCGCTGGAACACTCAATGCTGCAGAAAATGACAATATAACTCTACCTATCAATTATATGAATGTTCCTGCTAACGGAATTAGTGCATGTAATTTTACAATCACTTACGATCCTCAACAATTGGAGTATATATCATATGAGCCTGGAAACATAGTTCCAAACCCAGATGTAAACTTCGCTATAAACAAAGCAGAAGATGGGTGTCTAAAATTATTGTTCCTTGATCATACAATAGGAAATGAATGTATCAATTTTGATGGAATTGTTGCAAACCTTAATTTTAAGGTTGTAGGTCATACGTCTGGATTAACTTTTATAGATTTATGCTATGCAACAGTTGCAGACCTAAATCTTAATGTAATAGCTACAGAATTATGTTCAGGCTCAGTCACCATTAATTCTTTAGTAACACCTACACCTTTATCTTCATTCGAGATTACTGTGGGTTCAAAGCAAGCTTCACCAAATGAAAATGTAACTCTTCCTATCTATTTTGACGATGTTCCTGCTATCGGGATTAGTACATGTGATTTTACAATTACTTACGACCCTAAACAACTGGAATTCTTATCATATGAGCCTGGAAGTATAGTCCCAAATCCAGATACAAACTTTAGTTTGGTCAAAACCAGTGAGGGATCTTTAAAATTGCTGTTCATTGATTTTACAATGGAAAATGAATTTATAAAATCAGGTGGAATAGTTGCAAACCTCAATTTTAAAGTTATAGGTTCTTCATATGAAGTTACCCATATAAACATATCTAATCAAACAGTTGGAGATATAAACCTTTATTCAGTACCTACAGCAGTATATCCTGGCTCGGTCATCATTGATATTCCTGCAGTACAAACACCAAACCCTCAATCTGATTTTTGTTGTAAAGTCGGTTCTGGTGATGCAAAAATTGGTGATACTATAACTATTCCAGTTAACTTTGAAAATGTTCCGGATAAAGGAATTGCCGCATGCAATATGACTATTACCTATGATTCTACTCAATTGGAGTTTGTAGAAAATGAGGTTGGAAGTATTGTGAAAAATCCTGATATGAACTTTGCAATAAACAAGTTGGAGGATGGAACCATAAAAATACTGTTTGTTGATTGCACAATGAAGGATGAATATATCACTTCGAATGGATTGTTTACAAACCTTACTTTTAAAGTATTACCTACAAAGTGTGGAATCACTTCTATTAATGTAGTTAATGCAACATTTGGAGATATTGATCTTAATAATTTAAATACAACAATTGTTCCAGGCGTCATCAATGTTTTAGGTTCAACAGAAATTAATTGA